Below is a window of Chloroflexota bacterium DNA.
GAGGAGGGCGCGCGCGAAGCCGTGGCCGCCGCCGGGTTCGACCTCGACGCCCTCTTCACGCGGAGTGAGCTGGACCGCTGGTTGTGGTGACGCTGGAGGTCAGGCTTTCGCGCAAGCGAGGTAGAGGTCGACGGTGTCCTGGGCGACACGCGCGTGGGTGAAACGCTCGAGCGCCCGGCGCCTTCCGAGCTGGATCAGGTCCGCCCGCAGGCGGCCATCCTTGGCCAGGCGCATGACCGCTTCGGCGATAGCGGACGCATTGCCCTCCGGCACGATCAGCCCCGCATCGCCGACGACATCCGGGATTTCTCCACAGCTCGATCCAATGATGGGAGTACCGCACGCCATCGCTTCAATCAAGACCCGGCCGAATTGCTCGGCCCAGTTGGGGCGCGTCAGCGACGGTAACACGAGCACGTCGAGGCTTCGAAGGAACTGCGGCATCTCGCGCGAATCGATGGCGTTTCTTATATCCACGAGGTCTTCGATCCCATACTGGCGGATCCGCGCCCGTATCGATGGCAGTGCGGGGCCATTCCCGAGAATCACGAGTCGATAGGGACGATCCAGGCGCGCGCACGCGTCGACGAGGACCTCGACGCCCTTCTCGGGCACCAGTCGACCGGCGAAACCGATCGTGATGACGCCACCATCGGCCCCGCTGGATTCGGGATGCTCGGGAGCTGGCGAGAAGACCGTCGGGTCGACCCCAAATTGCGGGATGACGCGCACCACACCCCGATACCCTTTCCCGCGCAACACGCGCTCCGCCGACCGTGTGCCAGCGATGGCGCACCCCACGTTGCGGTAGACGTACCGCTCCATCAACCGAAAGGGGAGCGGGTACCTTCGCGCGATGTTTTGCCACGTGAAGAACACTGAAGGAATGCGCCGCCGGCGCGCGTGCCACACGGCAAGGAATGTCGCCAGGTTGTAGGCCTCTTCCTCCACGTGGAGGAGGTCGGGCTGGCAGTCGTCGAGAATCTTGGGGAGCTGCGGGAAGAAAAAGAGGTGAAAATTCCCGTTGGCCGCGATGGGCGAAACGATGAGCCTGTACCCGCTCGCTTCCCGCTGCTCGATGAAGCGCTCGGCCGCGCCGTCGCGCCACGAGGGTGGTGCGACGGCGGTCAAATCGATTTCGCCGTGCCGAGCGATCTCCACGAGCTTCTGCTGGTAGGCGCCAACGACGAGCGCCTTGGAGAGCATCAGCACCCTCATGGGAAACGCCAGTCTC
It encodes the following:
- a CDS encoding glycosyltransferase: MRVLMLSKALVVGAYQQKLVEIARHGEIDLTAVAPPSWRDGAAERFIEQREASGYRLIVSPIAANGNFHLFFFPQLPKILDDCQPDLLHVEEEAYNLATFLAVWHARRRRIPSVFFTWQNIARRYPLPFRLMERYVYRNVGCAIAGTRSAERVLRGKGYRGVVRVIPQFGVDPTVFSPAPEHPESSGADGGVITIGFAGRLVPEKGVEVLVDACARLDRPYRLVILGNGPALPSIRARIRQYGIEDLVDIRNAIDSREMPQFLRSLDVLVLPSLTRPNWAEQFGRVLIEAMACGTPIIGSSCGEIPDVVGDAGLIVPEGNASAIAEAVMRLAKDGRLRADLIQLGRRRALERFTHARVAQDTVDLYLACAKA